Proteins from a genomic interval of Bdellovibrio sp. GT3:
- a CDS encoding SH3 domain-containing protein, with product MFGLFALSKCVDRALFCGLSAFLFAVLLFPCVGLAQAQRGTVVADEAQVYKDPDFDAPVMTVLKQGQVLAISKGKKGPFYKVRLKPGVTGWVSDAEIHPGVITPEELQENADPDESNYTGKKPFFASRYRGLSLNFIDYAEDTMGGRRNAQTSFLGLNFHGYNTLFSGDIYTESNILFHSGAPSYYKEYTGHEGSGYIVIVNFLFQTVLPKGKDLIFFYGFGPMLKYSHFDLQLPGVVDGFSADDMTLGVLFNVGASYRIKKVSIRPDIKYYWEKESYFGYGVTLGLDF from the coding sequence GTGTTTGGCTTATTCGCTTTAAGTAAATGCGTGGACCGCGCTTTGTTTTGCGGTCTTTCGGCATTTCTATTTGCAGTCTTGTTGTTTCCTTGTGTAGGGCTTGCTCAGGCTCAGCGTGGAACTGTCGTTGCCGACGAAGCCCAGGTCTATAAAGATCCTGATTTTGATGCGCCGGTGATGACAGTCTTAAAGCAAGGTCAGGTTTTGGCCATCTCCAAAGGAAAAAAGGGGCCCTTCTACAAGGTCCGTTTGAAGCCCGGAGTGACCGGATGGGTTTCTGATGCAGAGATTCATCCCGGAGTGATCACACCCGAAGAGCTGCAGGAAAATGCAGATCCCGACGAGTCCAATTACACTGGGAAGAAGCCGTTTTTCGCCTCCCGCTATCGTGGTCTTTCATTAAATTTTATCGACTATGCCGAAGACACCATGGGTGGTCGCAGAAACGCGCAGACTTCTTTTTTGGGTTTGAACTTTCATGGTTACAACACTCTGTTTTCCGGCGACATCTATACAGAGAGTAATATTCTTTTTCACTCCGGCGCTCCTTCTTACTACAAGGAGTACACAGGGCATGAGGGCAGTGGTTACATCGTCATTGTGAATTTCCTTTTTCAGACTGTTCTTCCTAAAGGCAAGGATCTGATTTTCTTTTACGGCTTCGGTCCGATGCTTAAGTACTCGCACTTTGATTTGCAATTGCCCGGCGTGGTGGATGGGTTTTCTGCGGATGATATGACTCTGGGAGTGCTTTTCAATGTGGGCGCTTCTTATCGCATCAAAAAAGTCTCCATCCGTCCCGATATTAAGTACTATTGGGAAAAAGAAAGTTACTTCGGATACGGGGTGACGTTAGGTCTTGATTTCTAA
- a CDS encoding polyprenol monophosphomannose synthase — protein sequence MKTLIVIPTYNEKENVQTIVPAVFAQNLGVDILVVDDNSPDGTGAIVREMQKSLPNLHLLSRPGKQGLGKAYIAGFRWGIDQGYEAITEMDADFSHRPQDLGPLLAKLKDNDFAVGSRYVAGGSTVNWGIIRKIISRGGGIYSRMILGFPLNDWTGGFNAWKKEVLLGIDLSTVGSNGYSFQIELKYKALKKGFKGAESPIVFEDRRVGQSKMSLKIVIEAFWRVWLIRFK from the coding sequence ATGAAAACTCTGATCGTAATTCCTACGTACAATGAAAAAGAAAATGTGCAGACCATTGTGCCTGCAGTGTTTGCTCAAAATTTGGGCGTTGATATTCTGGTTGTGGATGACAACTCTCCGGATGGCACTGGTGCCATTGTTCGCGAAATGCAAAAGTCTCTTCCAAATCTTCATCTTTTATCCCGTCCTGGTAAACAGGGTTTGGGAAAAGCTTATATCGCGGGATTCCGTTGGGGGATCGATCAGGGTTATGAAGCCATCACTGAAATGGATGCGGATTTCTCCCACCGTCCACAGGATTTGGGACCTCTTTTGGCTAAGCTGAAAGACAATGATTTCGCGGTGGGTTCCCGTTATGTCGCAGGCGGAAGCACTGTGAACTGGGGGATAATCCGCAAAATTATCTCTCGTGGTGGCGGGATTTACTCCCGTATGATTTTGGGTTTTCCATTGAATGACTGGACGGGTGGATTCAACGCCTGGAAGAAGGAAGTTCTGTTGGGAATTGATCTTTCAACCGTGGGCAGCAATGGCTACAGCTTTCAAATTGAATTGAAGTACAAAGCCTTGAAAAAAGGTTTCAAGGGAGCAGAGTCTCCGATCGTTTTTGAAGATCGTCGCGTGGGTCAAAGCAAAATGTCTTTGAAGATCGTCATTGAGGCATTCTGGCGTGTTTGGCTTATTCGCTTTAAGTAA